Proteins encoded in a region of the Scrofimicrobium sp. R131 genome:
- a CDS encoding HAD family phosphatase, with the protein MALLFDLDGTLVETEPLWQRVQQQIVESLGGEWSLALNQRLIGNGLMTGSQILREATGTSVSVETIAQLVLDRMAEALAAGEALARPGADAAFVLARRLGLATAVVTSSYRVLAEPALRALPDAHPDALVTGEMVTRAKPDPEGYLLAARTLGVPIEQCVVVEDSAIGVEAALASGAHAVAVPNHTPIPTDPRLTVLGSLEDLTEDFLAQLLGPIWLTRAKSSSAAGGI; encoded by the coding sequence GTGGCGCTCCTCTTTGACCTGGACGGCACCCTGGTTGAGACCGAGCCCCTGTGGCAGCGGGTGCAGCAGCAGATTGTCGAGTCGCTGGGCGGCGAGTGGAGCCTGGCCTTGAACCAGCGCCTGATCGGGAACGGGCTGATGACCGGCTCGCAGATCCTGCGGGAAGCCACCGGGACCAGCGTCTCGGTGGAGACCATCGCCCAACTGGTGCTGGACCGGATGGCGGAGGCGTTGGCGGCTGGCGAGGCGCTGGCCCGGCCCGGGGCTGACGCGGCCTTTGTCCTGGCCCGGCGCCTCGGGTTGGCGACCGCGGTGGTGACGTCCTCCTATCGGGTCCTGGCCGAGCCGGCCCTGCGTGCTCTGCCCGACGCCCACCCGGATGCTTTGGTCACCGGAGAAATGGTCACCCGGGCCAAGCCGGACCCGGAAGGGTACCTGCTGGCAGCCCGAACCCTGGGGGTGCCGATTGAGCAGTGCGTGGTGGTGGAGGACTCCGCCATTGGGGTGGAAGCCGCGCTAGCTTCGGGCGCTCACGCGGTCGCGGTCCCCAACCACACGCCGATTCCGACCGATCCGCGCCTAACAGTGCTCGGTTCGCTGGAGGACCTAACCGAGGACTTCCTGGCTCAGTTACTCGGGCCGATTTGGCTGACCCGGGCCAAGTCCTCTTCAGCGGCCGGAGGGATCTGA
- a CDS encoding undecaprenyl-diphosphate phosphatase, with translation MDWLDALIFGLVQGLTEFLPISSSAHLRYVGELIGSSDPGAAFTAITQIGTETAVLIYFWKDIVRIISRWWGSLRRQVPTSDPDVRMGWMIIVGSIPIGFLGLLLEDWIDTSFRNLWITVLMLAAFGLLLGWADRVGSSKKELTNLSWRDAILFGFAQALALIPGVSRSGGTITAGRLMGYSRVAAARYSFLLALPAVFISGFYKVFKVATGGDVIYVGPTIFATVVAFVVGYLVIVWFLKLISHVSFTPFVIYRLAFAALIALSLLVGWVPAGGL, from the coding sequence ATGGATTGGCTCGACGCCCTTATTTTCGGCCTGGTACAAGGCCTAACAGAGTTCCTCCCCATCTCTTCGTCCGCGCACCTGCGCTACGTCGGAGAACTGATCGGATCCTCTGATCCGGGGGCTGCCTTCACGGCAATTACCCAGATTGGAACCGAAACAGCGGTCCTGATCTACTTTTGGAAAGACATCGTGCGGATCATCTCCCGCTGGTGGGGTTCGCTGCGCCGGCAGGTGCCGACCTCCGATCCAGACGTGCGGATGGGCTGGATGATCATCGTCGGGTCCATTCCGATCGGCTTCCTGGGCTTGCTGCTGGAAGACTGGATCGACACCTCGTTCCGAAACCTGTGGATCACCGTGCTGATGCTGGCTGCTTTTGGCCTGCTGCTGGGGTGGGCCGACCGGGTGGGCTCCTCCAAGAAGGAGCTGACCAACCTGTCCTGGCGCGACGCAATCCTGTTTGGGTTTGCCCAGGCGCTCGCCCTGATCCCGGGCGTTTCCCGCTCGGGTGGCACCATCACCGCCGGGCGTCTGATGGGCTACTCCCGGGTGGCGGCGGCCCGCTACTCGTTCCTGTTGGCGCTGCCCGCGGTCTTCATCTCGGGCTTCTACAAAGTGTTCAAAGTGGCGACCGGCGGCGACGTCATCTACGTGGGTCCGACTATTTTCGCCACCGTGGTGGCCTTCGTGGTCGGCTACCTGGTGATCGTCTGGTTCCTGAAGTTGATCAGCCACGTCTCGTTCACCCCCTTCGTCATTTACCGGCTGGCTTTTGCCGCCCTGATTGCCCTCTCGCTGCTGGTCGGTTGGGTTCCGGCCGGAGGTCTGTAG
- a CDS encoding PD-(D/E)XK nuclease family protein, producing the protein MRAPALSASSSREYLQCPLKFRYSVVDRIPQPPTAATIRGILVHSVLEHLYGLAAADRTWEAALDLLPTRWEHLEQKEPEYSEVIESVPELLAEAQKLLQTYFTLENPHNLEPEARESFVEARLPSGLMLRGIVDRIDRAPDGRRRVVDYKTGKSPSPRFLDESLFQMRFYALLLREVGRAPSRMQLLYLKDGQTLTLDPNPEDVDRFEGELLDLWHRIAGDLGSGQFSPRKTPLCGWCPYQAQCPLFGGQIPPAAEEDLARVSQIGPSN; encoded by the coding sequence ATGAGAGCACCCGCCCTGTCGGCCAGTTCCAGCCGTGAGTATCTGCAGTGTCCGCTGAAGTTCCGCTACTCGGTGGTGGACCGCATTCCCCAGCCTCCCACCGCGGCCACCATCCGCGGAATCCTGGTCCACTCGGTCCTGGAACACCTCTACGGGCTGGCGGCGGCCGACCGCACCTGGGAGGCGGCCCTCGACCTGCTTCCCACCAGGTGGGAACACCTCGAGCAGAAGGAGCCCGAATACTCGGAAGTGATCGAGTCGGTACCGGAGCTGCTGGCAGAGGCGCAAAAGCTGCTGCAGACCTACTTCACGCTGGAGAACCCTCACAATCTGGAACCCGAAGCACGCGAATCCTTCGTCGAGGCTCGGCTTCCCTCCGGGCTGATGCTTCGCGGCATTGTCGACCGGATTGATCGGGCGCCCGACGGCCGGCGCCGCGTGGTGGACTACAAGACGGGCAAGTCGCCCAGCCCTCGGTTCCTGGACGAATCCCTCTTCCAGATGCGCTTCTACGCGCTACTGCTGCGCGAAGTGGGCCGCGCCCCGAGTCGGATGCAGCTGCTCTACCTGAAGGACGGCCAAACCCTGACGCTGGATCCGAACCCGGAAGACGTCGACCGGTTTGAGGGTGAGCTGCTGGACCTTTGGCACCGAATTGCTGGTGACCTGGGTTCGGGCCAGTTCTCCCCGCGCAAAACCCCGCTCTGTGGCTGGTGCCCCTACCAGGCCCAGTGCCCCCTATTTGGCGGTCAGATCCCTCCGGCCGCTGAAGAGGACTTGGCCCGGGTCAGCCAAATCGGCCCGAGTAACTGA
- a CDS encoding aldo/keto reductase, whose amino-acid sequence MEQRLLGEHGLILSSLGLGTRTWGLDTDPHEAAEMLTVYRDAGGSVLEVEDDPRFPEPAQTVGELTRPGELQLILRSTGRLPARGSLLDSLDRTLTHLGADHVDLWIPMGPRREAPLAELVEAAEVAWRSGRARYVGLGGLSWWDGGAATTMGPFFSAWAGRLSILEPALSQARAVRDAGLGLIAGAPLAGGMLTGKYRHSTPPDARATSPRFKAELAPYEEAGPRAVIEATCRAAEGLERSPAQVALAWARDEAGVTSAIIGPRGVRQLEHLLQIDGWRLPRALRDVLTEVALRPN is encoded by the coding sequence ATGGAACAACGTCTGCTGGGCGAACACGGCCTGATCCTGTCGAGCTTGGGGTTGGGAACCCGCACGTGGGGGCTGGACACGGACCCGCACGAAGCGGCGGAAATGCTAACCGTTTACCGCGATGCCGGCGGCTCGGTCCTCGAGGTGGAGGACGATCCACGCTTTCCGGAGCCGGCTCAAACCGTGGGTGAACTCACCCGTCCGGGAGAGCTGCAGCTGATTCTGCGCTCCACCGGGCGCCTGCCGGCTCGCGGGTCGCTGCTGGATTCGCTGGATCGAACCCTGACGCATCTAGGAGCGGACCACGTGGATTTGTGGATCCCGATGGGCCCGCGCCGGGAGGCCCCCCTCGCGGAGCTGGTGGAGGCCGCCGAGGTGGCTTGGCGCTCCGGTCGAGCCCGCTACGTGGGCCTCGGGGGGCTGTCCTGGTGGGATGGCGGGGCGGCCACCACCATGGGCCCGTTCTTCTCCGCCTGGGCTGGACGCCTATCGATCCTGGAACCCGCTCTCAGTCAGGCGCGGGCGGTTCGCGACGCCGGGCTCGGCCTGATCGCGGGGGCTCCGCTGGCCGGAGGAATGCTGACCGGCAAGTACCGCCACTCCACCCCGCCCGACGCGCGGGCCACCTCACCCAGGTTCAAAGCCGAGTTGGCTCCCTACGAGGAGGCCGGCCCTCGGGCAGTGATCGAGGCCACCTGCCGGGCGGCTGAGGGATTGGAGCGTTCCCCCGCCCAGGTGGCGCTCGCGTGGGCGCGCGACGAGGCGGGGGTGACCAGTGCGATCATCGGCCCGCGCGGGGTGCGCCAGCTGGAACACCTGCTCCAAATTGACGGCTGGCGCCTTCCCCGCGCCCTCCGGGACGTCCTGACCGAAGTGGCCCTTCGGCCCAACTAG
- a CDS encoding tRNA (adenine-N1)-methyltransferase: MSKDMGQARRRGLLQPGDRVQITDPKGKMHTIILVPGGRFQSARGALNHDDVLGGPDAQVVTTEEGRTFQVIRPLLSDYVLSMPRGAAIVYPKDAAQIVQMGDIFPGARVLEAGVGSGALSLSLLQAVGEGGHLLSVEQRPDFAQIAAANVDLWFGQRHPAWELQVGDVGEVAGGLEPASLDRVVLDLLDPWSYLEQVRRALRPGGVLICYVATVTQLSRVADDLRATEAFTEPQSWESTVRPWHVEGLAVRPEHRMVAHTGFLLTARLLGQDQHVHQLARRPAKAAVDQPGKWARVTNWRLEDLGMRSQSPKKTRRIQRDLEGRLNQWLGR; this comes from the coding sequence ATGAGCAAAGACATGGGACAGGCGCGACGTCGGGGGCTGTTGCAGCCGGGGGACCGGGTACAGATCACCGACCCCAAAGGTAAGATGCACACCATCATTTTGGTGCCCGGCGGGCGTTTCCAGTCTGCCCGCGGGGCCCTCAACCACGACGATGTCCTGGGCGGTCCCGATGCGCAGGTGGTGACCACCGAGGAGGGGCGGACGTTTCAGGTGATCCGACCGCTCCTGTCCGACTACGTGCTGTCCATGCCGCGGGGGGCCGCCATTGTCTACCCCAAGGATGCGGCCCAGATCGTACAGATGGGCGATATTTTCCCGGGTGCCCGGGTGCTGGAAGCCGGGGTCGGCTCGGGAGCGCTTTCGCTCTCTCTGCTGCAGGCGGTGGGCGAGGGGGGACACCTGCTGTCCGTGGAGCAGCGCCCAGATTTTGCCCAGATTGCCGCCGCCAACGTCGACCTGTGGTTCGGTCAGCGTCACCCGGCCTGGGAACTGCAGGTGGGGGACGTGGGTGAGGTGGCCGGCGGTCTGGAACCGGCCAGCCTCGACCGGGTGGTGCTGGATCTGCTCGACCCGTGGTCCTATCTGGAGCAGGTGCGCCGGGCCCTCCGGCCCGGAGGGGTGCTGATCTGCTACGTGGCCACCGTGACGCAGCTGTCCCGGGTGGCGGACGACCTGCGCGCCACCGAGGCCTTTACCGAACCGCAATCCTGGGAGAGCACCGTTCGGCCCTGGCACGTGGAGGGCCTGGCGGTTCGACCCGAGCACCGCATGGTGGCCCACACCGGCTTCCTGCTGACTGCGCGCCTGCTCGGCCAGGACCAGCACGTGCACCAGTTGGCTCGGCGCCCGGCCAAGGCCGCGGTGGACCAGCCGGGCAAGTGGGCCCGGGTCACCAACTGGCGCCTCGAAGACTTGGGGATGCGCTCGCAAAGCCCCAAAAAGACCCGCCGGATTCAGCGCGACCTGGAGGGCCGCCTAAACCAGTGGCTAGGAAGGTAA
- the arc gene encoding proteasome ATPase, producing the protein MSEMTPDTVSQLRLSVAGLEEKNHRLSKALVVARDQIEGLQEQLERIHRAPATWATFIEAFPEKEELEVYHAGRLMRVTSAPSLRLDDLSPGQLVRISDQMVAVAPGEFPRTGSLGSVLELHGTDRVLVSIDTGQEHVLRLAGTLRHGGVKPGDTLAVDLRSGFAYERLVRSHIEQLFTPEKPDVSYADIGGLDAQIEMVRDAIELPFQYPEKYRAFGLRPPRGILLYGPPGTGKTLIAKAVAASLGGPEAEQETYFISIKGPELLNKYVGETERLIRAIFGRARALASQDVPVVIFFDEIEALFRTRGSGVSSDVETMIVPQLLAEMDGVESLDNVVVIGASNRPDMIDPAVLRPGRLDVRVRIDRPTRRQARDIFSKYLTPDLPLDPELVSRAGSPEAAAKAMIEAALDRLYTQDETTLLFDMHLADGKVRQVYLSDLVSGAMIAGTVERAKKRAIKDSLEGGAQGLTTAHVLAGVDEEVQESADLAATTTPDEWARTVGLRAEEVVRIDTRRNQ; encoded by the coding sequence ATGAGTGAGATGACTCCAGATACCGTCAGTCAATTGCGCCTGTCGGTAGCCGGGTTGGAAGAGAAGAACCACCGCCTGTCGAAGGCGCTGGTGGTGGCTCGCGACCAAATTGAAGGACTGCAGGAGCAACTGGAGCGGATCCACCGCGCCCCCGCCACCTGGGCCACCTTTATTGAAGCTTTCCCCGAGAAAGAAGAGTTGGAGGTGTACCACGCGGGCCGGCTGATGCGCGTGACTTCGGCCCCCAGCCTGCGACTTGACGATCTGAGCCCCGGCCAACTGGTCCGGATCTCCGACCAGATGGTGGCGGTGGCCCCGGGCGAGTTCCCCCGCACCGGCTCGCTCGGCTCCGTGCTGGAACTCCACGGCACCGACCGGGTGCTGGTGTCGATCGACACCGGGCAGGAGCACGTGCTGCGCCTGGCAGGAACGCTGCGCCACGGCGGGGTCAAGCCGGGAGACACGCTGGCGGTCGACCTGCGCTCAGGTTTTGCTTACGAACGACTGGTCCGCTCACACATCGAGCAACTTTTCACGCCCGAAAAACCCGACGTGTCCTACGCGGATATCGGGGGCCTGGACGCGCAGATCGAAATGGTGCGCGACGCGATTGAGCTGCCCTTCCAGTACCCGGAGAAGTACCGGGCCTTTGGGCTTCGGCCCCCGCGCGGGATCCTGCTGTACGGGCCCCCGGGGACCGGCAAGACGCTGATCGCGAAGGCCGTGGCCGCCTCCCTGGGCGGCCCGGAGGCGGAGCAGGAAACCTACTTCATTTCGATCAAGGGACCGGAACTGCTGAACAAGTATGTCGGCGAGACCGAACGGCTGATCCGGGCGATCTTTGGCCGCGCGCGGGCACTGGCCAGCCAGGACGTGCCGGTGGTGATCTTCTTCGACGAGATTGAGGCGCTGTTCCGCACCCGCGGGAGCGGGGTCTCATCGGATGTGGAAACCATGATCGTGCCGCAGTTGCTGGCCGAAATGGACGGCGTGGAGTCGTTGGACAACGTCGTGGTCATCGGGGCTTCGAACCGTCCCGACATGATTGACCCGGCCGTGCTGCGGCCCGGTCGGCTGGACGTTCGGGTCCGGATTGACCGGCCGACCCGGCGCCAGGCCCGCGACATCTTCTCCAAGTACCTGACGCCGGACCTGCCGTTGGACCCGGAACTGGTTTCCCGAGCCGGCAGCCCCGAGGCCGCCGCCAAAGCCATGATCGAAGCCGCCCTGGACCGCCTTTACACCCAGGACGAGACCACCCTGCTGTTCGACATGCACCTGGCCGACGGCAAGGTGCGCCAGGTATACCTGTCCGACCTGGTCTCCGGGGCGATGATTGCCGGAACCGTGGAGCGGGCCAAGAAGCGGGCAATCAAGGACAGCCTGGAAGGCGGAGCACAGGGGCTGACCACCGCACACGTCCTGGCCGGCGTCGATGAGGAAGTGCAAGAATCTGCCGACCTGGCCGCTACCACCACCCCGGATGAGTGGGCGCGAACCGTGGGACTGCGAGCGGAAGAAGTCGTTCGAATCGACACGAGGAGAAACCAGTGA